The Polaribacter sp. Q13 sequence CAGCATTTTCTATAAATTTTATAGGTCTATCTATGTAGGCGTAATTTGTTTTAGATTCTTTTATGTAAGAACTGTATATTTTTTCGTCTTTATCTTTTTCATAAAAAATGGTTACATTATGTTCGTTTTCAGAGAATTTAATTCCTAATAAAAACTTTAAATTTAAATGTTGTCCGCGTTTTCCATCCGCATAGGTATATTTTATTTTTTTGATAAAAAAATCAGTTGGATCAATATACATTTTACCAGAATATTTAGATTTTGATTTGTTTGGCGTAAATGAAACTACATAATATTTTTTAGTTCCTAATATTTCATTTTCTTCTAATTGATGTTCGTAATATTTCTGATCAAGAAAATTCTTTTCGGTAGAAGCATTAAAAAATACACTTGTATATTTTAAATTTCTAAGCGGATAACTTTGATTGTAATCACTAAAAGTATTGTCTTTTGCTATTGAATCTGCAACTCTAGTTGTTTCTGCCATAGACAAAGAGTCTTCCAGCTTAAAAAGTCCAGATTTTACTTTATAGGTATTTTTAGAATTTAATTGTTTTAAAACTATATTTTGTAGTCTTTGAGTAATATTTTCTAAGGTTACTCCATTACCTATATCTAATTTTTTAAAACCCTGAATAGCTTCTACCTTATAAGAATCTACCTCTTTTTTACGTTCTTCAGAATAGAATTTTTTATTTAGAACAGTTGCTTTAAATTCAGTACCAAAAGCAGGGTTTTTTTCTTGAAGATTATCAGCAAATTGCATTAATTCTTTTTCTGCTAATTTTCTTTTTTTTCTACTTAAAAGTGAACTAGCATTTAATTCGAACTCTAGCTTTTTAAAGTCTAAATTTTGATTCTCGATAGCATAAACATCTTGTTTTACGGGTGATGAAAGGTAATTCTCTTTCATGTTAGTAGCTGTTTTAATCAATAAACTATCCAAAGTAACTTTGGTAAGGTTTAGTTGAAATTCATCTAGTTGGTTTACGTCTTCTAGTAAGTTTATAATGTAATGATTGTTTATTAATTGCTTTTTTGTAATGATTTTAGATTGATATCCTAAACAAGAAACAGTAAGTGTTTTTACTTTACTTAAATTTAAGGTGTATGTACCCGTTTCATCCGAAGTTGTTCCTGATTTTAGGTCTGTTAAAAGAGCTGCTTTTTCAATGGAATTTGAATTATTTTGGTTGATGACTTTACCAGAAATTGTTTGTGAATTGATTACTATAATATTCAAAAATAGTAATGTAGCATAAAGTAGTTTTTTTATCATAAATGGTTGATTTTTTTATAAATGTACCGTTATTCTTTATTTATAAATAAAAATCATTTTAAGTTTAACAAAGTATTATATTTGCATTCTTAAAACTTTAAGAGAGTTTATTAATTTTAAGTTAAAAACTTTCTTTTGAAGCAAAATTTATTTAGATGAAAGCCGGAATTGTAGGATTACCAAACGTAGGAAAATCAACTTTATTTAACTGTTTATCAAACGCAAAAGCGCAAAGTGCAAACTTTCCTTTTTGTACTATTGAACCAAATTTAGGAGTTGTAAACGTACCAGATGCACGTTTAAAAAAATTAGAAGAATTAGTTGTTCCAGAAAGAGTTCAAACCGCTACTGTAGAGATTGTAGATATTGCTGGTTTGGTAAAAGGAGCAAGTAAAGGTGAAGGTTTAGGAAATCAGTTTTTAGCAAATATTAGAGAAACAGACGCTATTTTACATGTAGTACGTTGTTTTGATAACGACAATATTATTCATGTTGATAATTCTATAGATCCTGTAAGAGATAAAGAAACGATTGATATTGAATTGCAATTAAAAGATTTAGAAGCAGTAGAAAAACGTTTAGAACGTGTAAAAAGAACTGCTAAGACAGGTAATAAAGAAGCGCAAGCAGAATTAGTTGTTTTACTTAAAATTGAAGAAACTTTATTAAAAGGACTTTCTGTAAGAACTTTAGAGTTTACAGAAAAAGAAATGGAGTTTGTACAGCCGTTACAATTTATTACTTTAAAACCAGTATTATATGTTTGTAATGTAGATGAAGGTGCTGCTGTTTCTGGAAATGAGTATGTAGAAAAAATAAAAGAAGCTGTAAAGGACGAAAATGCAGAAGTTATTGTTTTAGCAGTAGGTACAGAAGCAGATATTACAGAGTTAGACGATTACGAAGAAAGACAAATGTTTTTAGCAGATATGGGCTTAGAAGAAGCTGGTGTTGCTAGATTGGTGCGTTCTGCATATAAATTATTAAACTTACAAACCTATTTTACAGCAGGTGTAAAAGAAGTTAGAGCTTGGACAATTCCTATTGGTTCTACTGCGCCACAAGCTGCAGGAGTTATTCATACAGATTTTGAAAAAGGTTTTATTAGAGCAGAAACAATTGCTTATGAAGATTTTGTAGCGTATGGTTCTGAAGCAAAAGTAAAAGAAGCTGGTAAAATGAAAGTAGAAGGTAAAGAGTACATTGTTAAAGATGGTGATATCATGCACTTTAGATTTAATGTGTAATAAATTCTAAATCTAATTTTAGAATTATTTTTATAAAATTTAAAAAAATCCCAATGAGAAATTATTGGGATTTTTCTATGATATCACATATCTATTTTTAAAAGAATACTTTAAGAAATGTTTTTATCTGATTCATTTTATGAAAATAAATTATTGATAAACAATAAGAAGACTAAAATTTATTGATTAAAAAGAAATAGATTGTTATCTCTTTTTATAAAGTGCTTAATTCACTAATTATAGGACTAATAATTGTTGTTTACGTATAATTATGACGTTATTAAAACATATAAAGCAACACTTCTTTATAAGGAATCTACTATATTTAAGTGTTGCCAATTTTGGTAATAACAATTGTTATTAATAAGATTTATCTATGTGGTTACATGTTAGTTGTAATTTGGTTTTTGATATAGAAACACCAACCCCTTTTATTGTAAGGTTGCGTCCACGTAGTGGTGCAGAACAATGGATTGAGCGGGATGAATTTAAAATATCTCCTAATGTAAATATTATTGAATTTACGGACGATTTTGGTAACTTATGTCAGCGTTTGGTAGCTCCAATAGGTAAGTTTTCAATTTATACGAGTTCAGATGTAAAAACCTCTGAATTTGTAGATGTAAATTTTGATGCACCTTTTGTAGAAATACATCAGCTACCTAATGATGTGCTTTGTTATTTGTTGCCAAGTAGATACTGTGAGTCTGACCGTTTTAATGATTTGGCAAATACTATTACTGCAAATAAACCGGTTGGTTATAAACAAGTATTTGCTATAGAAGAATGGCTGCGAAATAATATCAGTTATATTCCGGGTAGTAGTGATTATCCTATTTCTGCTACAGAAGTGTATCAAAAACGATCTGGAGTTTGTAGAGATTTAGCACATTTAGGCATAGCTTTATGTAGAAGTTTAAGCATTCCTGCTCGTATGGTGGTTGGTTATTTATATAAATTAGAGCCTATGGATATGCACGCCTGGTTTGAAGCTTATATAGGAGGACGATGGTATACTTTTGATGCTACCCAAACTGGTAAAAAAGGAGGGTATGTAACTATAGGTTATGGTCTTGACGCTGTTGATGTTGCTATTTTTAACCAATTCGGACCCGTTGCGCATTCACTAGTACAACGCATTAATGTATTGCAAATTAAAAATTAAGTTATTTTAATATTCCTGTAAAAATAGCAACATAATACAAGCCTGTCAATATAAAAACCACACCAGCAACAGTACGCATTACTTTTTCAATTTTAGTTATTTTATTGTAAAACACACCCACTTTTCCTGCTGTAAAAGCTAATAAATAGGTGAAAAGAATAACAGGTAATCCGGTACCTAATGCAAAAATTATAGGTAAATACAAGCCGTCTGCAGATGCAATGGTCATCGGAATTAACATTCCGAAAAATAAAGCGCCACTATACGGACAAAATGCTAACGCAAAAACGACTCCAATTAAAAAGGAACCTAATAAGCCTTTGTCTTTAAATTTATCGGATAGTTTTTCTTGAAAATTAGATTTTCCTAAAAAATTAAGTTTGATAATATTTAGCATAATCAAACCAATGATAATTAATAAAGGGCCTAAAAATTTTTCTCCATTCTGATTTAAAAAACGAGCAATATGAAATTTACTCGCACCGAAGTACAATATCAACCCAATGGTAGTATAGCTAAAACTACGACCTAAAGAATATAACAATCCACTTAAAAAAACTTTCCGTTTACTAGAAATGTTTTTAGAGATAAATGCAGTTGCCGTTATGTTGGTAGCCAAAGGACACGGACTAATGGCAGTCATTAGTCCGAGTATGAAGGCTGATAAAATAGGGAAATTGTAATGCTCTAAAAGAGATTGTAAAAAATCCATTTATAGGATTTTTAATTCCGTGTCTATTTTAGCTTTTAATTCTTTAGAAAAGACATCTTGGTCGTTTCCATTCATAAAAGCAAAATCAGTTAAATCTATTTTTGTTTCCTTTCCGTTTTTTATCACATTTAAAATTAATGCAGTTCCAGCAGCTTCAAATTTTTCAGCAACTTTTTCATTTTCTTTTTCGTCAACATTAATTACTTGAAATGTAATTTTATTTTCTTCTAATTCTCTTGAAAAATAGGTATTTAAAGTATATTTAGTGTTTTTTTCAATTGCATTACAAGTCATACAACGGTGCGTAGAGTGGAAGTCCATAACTTCTATTTTAGAAATAGCTTGATCTAAAGATTGCTCATTCTTCTTTTTTTCTCCGCTGCAAGCGGTTAGTATTAAAACGATGGTTAATACTGCAAAAATTTTGATTCTTTTCATGTGAAATTGATTTAAAGTTTATTTTTTTCTAAACACTTTTCTTCTATTAATTCAAACTCTAAGGTGCTATGTGTAATATTATGTTCCTTTAATTCCTCTTTTATGTCTGATTTAATTCTTGGAATATCATTTAAGTCTTCTACTACAATATGAGAGGTTAGTGCATTTTCATTGGTGCTCATGCTCCAGATATGAATATGATGCACACCTGCAACACCAGCTACCTCTTTTATATGTGAAGTAATTTCATGGGTGTTTATTTCTGATGGAACACCATCCATCATAGCTATAATACTATCTTTAAAAAGACTCCAGGTACTACCTAGAATAACTAAAGCAACAAGAATTGCGGCAATTCCATCTACTAAATTCCAACCAGTATATTTTATAATTAATCCAGATATTACCACACCTAAAGAAACTAATGCATCTGCCATTAAATGCCAATAAGCTGCTTTAATATTTAAATCGTCTTTCTTTTTATTACGAAATAAAAGAGCTGATGAAAAATTAATGACAATTCCTATGGCAGCCACAATCATCACTATATTTCCGTTAATGTTATGCGGATTTAGAATATGACGAACTCCTTCCCAAGCAATGGCTCCAATAGCAAAAGCTAATAATATAGAATTGATAAAAGAGGCCAATACAGAACCTTTTTTTAATCCGTATGTAAATACGGAATTGGGTTTAAAACGAAGTAACCGAAAGGCTAGAAAAGCCAATAGCAATCCAGAAATATCACCAATATTATGTACCGCATCAGAAAGTAAAGCGGTAGAACCAATTTTCCAACCATAAAACAATTCTATGACTACGTATGCAGCATTTAAAGCAATACCTATTAGAAAAGAGCGGTTAATATCTTTAGAGTTTAAAGTTGGAGGTGCGTGGTTGTGTGAATGTGCCATAAGAATTCTTATAAAATTATATTAAATAAATATCCCGAGATGATGATACAGAGTGTTACCACTCCAAAAAATATTCCAATTAGTTTTAAGGTCATTACTTTTTTTAAAAGCATTGCTTCTGGTAAAGACAAGCCCACAACGCCCATCATAAAAGCGATTGCAGTTCCTAACGGAATTCCTTTAGCCACTAAAACTTGCGCTACTGGTAATATTCCGGAGGCATTAGAATACATGGGTACTGCTAAAATGGTAGCAATGGGCACTGCAAATAAATTGTCTTTTGCCATGTACTGTTCAAAAAAGCCTTCAGGAATATAACCATGCATTAATCCGCCAATGGCGATACCAACAAGTACATACGGAATAATACCTTTTAGAATATTTATTACTTCGTCCCAAATGATTGGTAATCGTTGTTTTAAGGTTTGTTTCTCTGCAATAAAAACGTCTTGTTCTCTTTGTGCATTGGCTAAAACTTCTTTTACCCAAGGTGTTAAATAAGTTTCTAATTTTAATTTTTGAAGAATAATACCAGAAATAGTTCCTAATAAAATACCACTAATTACATAAATTAAAGTGATTTTAACTCCAAATAAACCAATGAAAAGTCCGATGGCGACTTCGTTAACTAGGGGAGAAGTAATTAAAAAAGCAAAAGTAACTCCTAACGGAATTCCGCCTTTTACAAAACCAATAAATAAAGGAACTGATGAGCAAGAACAAAAAGGAGTTACAACTCCAAATAAACTTGCCATTAGGTATTCTAAACCATATAATTTATTTCTAGAAAGGTAATTTTTTACTTTGTCTATCGGAAAATAACTATTTACAATTCCCATTAAAAAGATAATAACAAATAGTAAAATTAAAATTTTAGTGGTGTCGTAAATAAAGAAATTTAAAGCTTCTGCTAAATGTTGTCCTTTGTTTAAATTTAAAACATCATAGACAAACCAATCTGCTAAATATTGAATCCAATCAAACATTTTCGATTGTTTTAATAGTTCCAGAAATGTTACAAGATAATTTTATGGTGTTGTAAATGGTACCAAATTTTTCTATGTTCTTTTTTAATAAACCTATATTAAGTTTTTTATCGTTGCTGTAGATGGTTAAATTGTATATAATATTGTCCATCTTTGGTGGATTTTCAAGACGAGAGGCATTTACTTCAAGGGTAGCTTTTGAGTAGGTGAATTTCATCATACTCGAAAAACGTTCTACATTTTTTAACATGCAAGCAGCAAATGAACCTAAGAATAGTTCTGCCGGATTCGGTGAAATTTCAGCAGTTTTACGAGTTGTGCCAAAATTAATATTAGATTCTTTTATATGAATAACAGCATCTTCATTGGAAAGTGAAGAGGCTTTAATTTGATAATTCATGACATGAAAATTGATTACTTTAAAAGTTCCAATACTTCCTCTTTAGAAGGAATTCTCCCTTTTATGGCAATTACATTGTCTATAACCAAAGCAGGCGTACTCATAACGTTAAACTCCATAATTTTCATAATATCCTCAACCTTTTCAATAGTTGCATCTATGTTGTTTTCTGAAACTACTTCTTGAACAACTGCTGTCATAGATTTACACTTTGGACAACCAGTTCCTAAAACTTTAATTACTTTACTCATAATGTTTTTTTTTATCGCCAATAGGTGATATGATTATTGAAAAAATATCAATCAAAAAATTGTTGAAACAATGATTTTGCAAGGTTCCAGTTTTTTTGATTTATACAATATTTAATTTTGGGTGGTTTTAATTCACCTTGAATTAAGCCTGCATTTTTTAACTCTTTTAAATGTTGAGAAATAGTTGATTGCGCCAAAGGAAATACTTCTACTAAATCGCCAGTAAAACAGCAAGATTGATTTTCTAAATGCTTTAAAATGGCAATTCGAGTAGGGTGTGCCAAAGCTTTTGCAAATTTAGCTAATGCTTCAGTGTTTTCTTTGTACGCTATGGGTTCTATATTTCTTTTCATATTGACT is a genomic window containing:
- a CDS encoding carboxypeptidase-like regulatory domain-containing protein, whose translation is MIKKLLYATLLFLNIIVINSQTISGKVINQNNSNSIEKAALLTDLKSGTTSDETGTYTLNLSKVKTLTVSCLGYQSKIITKKQLINNHYIINLLEDVNQLDEFQLNLTKVTLDSLLIKTATNMKENYLSSPVKQDVYAIENQNLDFKKLEFELNASSLLSRKKRKLAEKELMQFADNLQEKNPAFGTEFKATVLNKKFYSEERKKEVDSYKVEAIQGFKKLDIGNGVTLENITQRLQNIVLKQLNSKNTYKVKSGLFKLEDSLSMAETTRVADSIAKDNTFSDYNQSYPLRNLKYTSVFFNASTEKNFLDQKYYEHQLEENEILGTKKYYVVSFTPNKSKSKYSGKMYIDPTDFFIKKIKYTYADGKRGQHLNLKFLLGIKFSENEHNVTIFYEKDKDEKIYSSYIKESKTNYAYIDRPIKFIENADERNKVKFNIKVEINVKEDRETYVNNIRNFDSDSFKKKTKEEIKEAYKKRTLFMTSEAYDASNWKDKTLIHQYLAQYN
- the ychF gene encoding redox-regulated ATPase YchF, with amino-acid sequence MKAGIVGLPNVGKSTLFNCLSNAKAQSANFPFCTIEPNLGVVNVPDARLKKLEELVVPERVQTATVEIVDIAGLVKGASKGEGLGNQFLANIRETDAILHVVRCFDNDNIIHVDNSIDPVRDKETIDIELQLKDLEAVEKRLERVKRTAKTGNKEAQAELVVLLKIEETLLKGLSVRTLEFTEKEMEFVQPLQFITLKPVLYVCNVDEGAAVSGNEYVEKIKEAVKDENAEVIVLAVGTEADITELDDYEERQMFLADMGLEEAGVARLVRSAYKLLNLQTYFTAGVKEVRAWTIPIGSTAPQAAGVIHTDFEKGFIRAETIAYEDFVAYGSEAKVKEAGKMKVEGKEYIVKDGDIMHFRFNV
- a CDS encoding transglutaminase family protein, whose amino-acid sequence is MWLHVSCNLVFDIETPTPFIVRLRPRSGAEQWIERDEFKISPNVNIIEFTDDFGNLCQRLVAPIGKFSIYTSSDVKTSEFVDVNFDAPFVEIHQLPNDVLCYLLPSRYCESDRFNDLANTITANKPVGYKQVFAIEEWLRNNISYIPGSSDYPISATEVYQKRSGVCRDLAHLGIALCRSLSIPARMVVGYLYKLEPMDMHAWFEAYIGGRWYTFDATQTGKKGGYVTIGYGLDAVDVAIFNQFGPVAHSLVQRINVLQIKN
- a CDS encoding aromatic aminobenezylarsenical efflux permease ArsG family transporter, whose translation is MDFLQSLLEHYNFPILSAFILGLMTAISPCPLATNITATAFISKNISSKRKVFLSGLLYSLGRSFSYTTIGLILYFGASKFHIARFLNQNGEKFLGPLLIIIGLIMLNIIKLNFLGKSNFQEKLSDKFKDKGLLGSFLIGVVFALAFCPYSGALFFGMLIPMTIASADGLYLPIIFALGTGLPVILFTYLLAFTAGKVGVFYNKITKIEKVMRTVAGVVFILTGLYYVAIFTGILK
- a CDS encoding nitrophenyl compound nitroreductase subunit ArsF family protein, producing the protein MKRIKIFAVLTIVLILTACSGEKKKNEQSLDQAISKIEVMDFHSTHRCMTCNAIEKNTKYTLNTYFSRELEENKITFQVINVDEKENEKVAEKFEAAGTALILNVIKNGKETKIDLTDFAFMNGNDQDVFSKELKAKIDTELKIL
- a CDS encoding cation diffusion facilitator family transporter; the protein is MAHSHNHAPPTLNSKDINRSFLIGIALNAAYVVIELFYGWKIGSTALLSDAVHNIGDISGLLLAFLAFRLLRFKPNSVFTYGLKKGSVLASFINSILLAFAIGAIAWEGVRHILNPHNINGNIVMIVAAIGIVINFSSALLFRNKKKDDLNIKAAYWHLMADALVSLGVVISGLIIKYTGWNLVDGIAAILVALVILGSTWSLFKDSIIAMMDGVPSEINTHEITSHIKEVAGVAGVHHIHIWSMSTNENALTSHIVVEDLNDIPRIKSDIKEELKEHNITHSTLEFELIEEKCLEKNKL
- a CDS encoding permease; translated protein: MFDWIQYLADWFVYDVLNLNKGQHLAEALNFFIYDTTKILILLFVIIFLMGIVNSYFPIDKVKNYLSRNKLYGLEYLMASLFGVVTPFCSCSSVPLFIGFVKGGIPLGVTFAFLITSPLVNEVAIGLFIGLFGVKITLIYVISGILLGTISGIILQKLKLETYLTPWVKEVLANAQREQDVFIAEKQTLKQRLPIIWDEVINILKGIIPYVLVGIAIGGLMHGYIPEGFFEQYMAKDNLFAVPIATILAVPMYSNASGILPVAQVLVAKGIPLGTAIAFMMGVVGLSLPEAMLLKKVMTLKLIGIFFGVVTLCIIISGYLFNIIL
- a CDS encoding OsmC family protein, with product MNYQIKASSLSNEDAVIHIKESNINFGTTRKTAEISPNPAELFLGSFAACMLKNVERFSSMMKFTYSKATLEVNASRLENPPKMDNIIYNLTIYSNDKKLNIGLLKKNIEKFGTIYNTIKLSCNISGTIKTIENV
- a CDS encoding thioredoxin family protein, which gives rise to MSKVIKVLGTGCPKCKSMTAVVQEVVSENNIDATIEKVEDIMKIMEFNVMSTPALVIDNVIAIKGRIPSKEEVLELLK
- a CDS encoding helix-turn-helix transcriptional regulator — encoded protein: MKRNIEPIAYKENTEALAKFAKALAHPTRIAILKHLENQSCCFTGDLVEVFPLAQSTISQHLKELKNAGLIQGELKPPKIKYCINQKNWNLAKSLFQQFFD